A DNA window from Plasmodium vinckei vinckei genome assembly, chromosome: PVVCY_10 contains the following coding sequences:
- a CDS encoding serine C-palmitoyltransferase, putative: protein MSINKLMNPSCGIEFDNIYQYNVVNYLIAIIILFAIILAIFNEDAASGSPKLSWILGEFLPMPHSLFGGNSYIENKLFKKKRDRKISTFISLAYQLIIKLKKSISEGKLIDLLKEWTTYAIGKLSLYKNYIILNYKAESKKHIFYLLLKQKYNLPIKKNEKEYESYIDAKRELIKRDKWAYMLRVSDVKNEYILCENKKVRTMSSYSYLDFVREPEVQNYAIKIASEWSTGNHGPRMLGGNSQILRDLEKKLGKFYGRNDSILSVCGFLACMSGILAVSTPADLVLYDNRTHTCVKIGIQTSGAKAFSFKHNDYNDLELLLLKHRSKYRNCWVCLESVYSMDGDIPHLPSFKKLCIKYNSRLFVDEAHGLGVLGKTGRGLEEYYNMPGSVDMIVGTFSKSISSVGGFIVASDEVIEFLDIHCIGNVFSAPLPAYCAGAALKALELIDSQPWRIEKLKFNSKYLRNGLKSGLNLWPQNYPECNKYIIEGDDDTSVIPVVYPNDADRLLKICTLLRTKKWLVSAVIYPACPLKYPRFRVTATCAYTIECMNEFITDLVNITVSIPPSPIET from the coding sequence ATGTCAATAAATAAACTTATGAACCCTAGCTGTGGAATAGAATTTGACAACatatatcaatataatGTTGTAAATTACTTAATAgcaataattatattatttgctATAATATTAGCAATATTTAATGAAGATGCTGCATCGGGGTCACCTAAATTATCCTGGATATTGGGAGAATTTTTACCAATGCCACATTCCCTTTTTGGTGGAAACtcatatatagaaaataaattatttaaaaagaaaagggATAGAAAAATAAGTACATTTATAAGTTTAGCATATCAacttattataaaattaaaaaaatcaatttCTGAGGGGAAACTAATTGATTTACTAAAAGAATGGACAACATATGCAATAGGAAAATTaagtttatataaaaattatattatactaaattataaagcagaatcaaaaaaacatatattttatttattattaaaacaaaaatataatttacctattaaaaaaaatgaaaaagaatatgaaaGTTATATAGATGCTAAAAGagaattaattaaaagaGATAAATGGGCATATATGTTAAGAGTATCTGatgttaaaaatgaatatattttatgtgaaaataaaaaagtaagaACAATGTCATCATATTCTTATCTTGATTTTGTAAGGGAACCAGAGGTACAAAACTATGCTATCAAAATTGCTTCTGAATGGTCTACTGGAAATCATGGACCACGAATGTTAGGAGGAAATAGTCAAATATTACGAGacttagaaaaaaaacttgGTAAATTTTATGGAAGAAATGATTCTATATTATCTGTATGTGGTTTTTTAGCTTGCATGTCAGGTATATTAGCTGTATCGACACCAGCAGATTTAgttttatatgataatcGTACACACACATGTGTAAAAATAGGTATTCAAACATCTGGAGCAAAagcattttcatttaaacataatgattataatgatttagaattattattattaaaacatagaagtaaatatagaaaCTGTTGGGTTTGTTTAGAATCCGTTTATTCAATGGATGGTGATATACCACATCTAccatcatttaaaaaattatgtattaaatataattctaGATTATTTGTTGATGAAGCTCACGGATTAGGAGTATTAGGAAAAACTGGAAGAGGATTAGaggaatattataatatgccTGGATCAGTAGATATGATTGTTGGTACATTTAGTAAGTCGATTAGTTCTGTGGGTGGATTTATTGTAGCTTCTGATGAAGTTATTGAATTTTTAGATATACATTGTATAGGTAATGTTTTTTCTGCGCCATTACCAGCATATTGTGCTGGAGCTGCATTAAAAGCTCTTGAACTGATAGATTCCCAACCATGGAGAATAGAAAAActtaaatttaattcaaaatatttaaggAATGGATTAAAGAGTGGTTTAAATTTATGGCCTCAAAATTACCCAGAGTGTAATAAGTATATTATCGAAGGTGATGATGATACTAGTGTTATACCTGTTGTTTATCCCAATGATGCTGATAggttattaaaaatatgtacacTTTTACGTACTAAAAAATGGCTAGTTTCTGCTGTGATATATCCAGCTTGCCCTTTAAAATACCCCAGATTTAGAGTCACTGCTACATGTGCTTATACAATAGAATGTATGAATGAATTTATAACAGACTTAGTTAATATAACAGTTAGCATACCCCCATCTCCCATTGAAACGTAA
- a CDS encoding dimethyladenosine transferase, putative gives MVIKQNKGYHNNASKNTGFLKNLVNDGINKKGKQRNISTSKVNNGNRMNMVLFKKHGQHLLKNPGILDKIIIAAKIKSSDVVLEIGCGTGNLTIKLLPLAKKVITIDIDARMISEVKKRCLYEGYNNLEVYEGDAIKTIFPRFDVCTANIPYKISSPLIFKLIAHRPLFKCAVLMFQKEFAERMLANVGDSNYSRLTVNVKLFCRVIKVCNVDRSSFNPPPKVDSIVLKLIPKENNSMINFDEWDNLLRICFSRKRKTLHAIFKRNAVLNMLEHNYKNYCTFNNVIPINYSFKTFCLDTLKELEMEEVRSINLDENDFLKLLLEFNKKGIRFFNIANTKGVDSANVFLDDEDEEDEKQDNHMNGQKKSKKKNKNKQINENFSDDDQTDNEESDDSTSN, from the coding sequence atggtgattaaacaaaataaaggaTATCATAATAATGCTAGTAAGAATACTgggtttttaaaaaatttagttAATGAtggaattaataaaaaagggaagcaaagaaatatatctaCATCCAAAGTAAACAATGGAAATAGAATGAATATggtattatttaaaaaacatgGACAAcatcttttaaaaaatccaGGTATAttagataaaataataatagcagcaaaaataaaaagttcGGATGTAGTATTAGAAATTGGATGTGGTACTGGGAATTTAACTATCAAATTATTACCACTAGctaaaaaagtaataacaATAGATATTGATGCAAGAATGATTAGtgaagtaaaaaaaagatgcCTATATGAaggatataataatttagaaGTATACGAAGGTGATGCtattaaaacaatttttccAAGATTTGATGTATGTACTGCTAATATaccatataaaatatcaagccctcttatatttaaattaatagcTCATCGTcctttatttaaatgtgCAGTTTTAATGTTTCAAAAAGAATTTGCTGAAAGAATGTTAGCAAATGTTGGTGATAGTAATTATAGCAGATTAACTGTTAATGTAAAACTCTTTTGTAGAGTCATAAAAGTTTGTAATGTTGATCGAAGTAGTTTTAATCCACCTCCAAAAGTTGATAGTATTGTTTTAAAACTCATTccaaaagaaaataattccaTGATCAATTTTGATGAATGGGATAACTTACTAAGAATATGTTTTAGTAGGAAAAGGAAAACTCTTCATGCTATTTTTAAACGGAATGCAGTCTTAAATATGTTAgaacataattataaaaattattgtaCTTTTAATAATGTTATTCCAATAAATTATAGTTTTAAAACCTTTTGTCTCGACACATTAAAAGAATTAGAAATGGAAGAAGTAAGAAGCATTAATTTAGATGAAAATGACTTTTTAAAACTATTACTAgagtttaataaaaaaggtatTCGATTTTTTAACATAGCAAATACTAAGGGAGTAGATTCAgcaaatgtatttttagaTGATGAGGATGAAGAAGATGAAAAACAAGATAATCACATGAATGGTCAGAAAAAAAgcaagaaaaaaaataaaaataaacaaataaatgaaaattttagtGATGATGACCAAACAGATAATGAGGAAAGTGATGATTCTACCTCTAATTAA